The Microbacterium horticulturae genome has a window encoding:
- a CDS encoding alpha/beta fold hydrolase produces the protein MPYAESDGIRIYYETFGAEDDPLLVLISGGGAQLLSWDERFIALLTDAGVRIVRFDNRDTGFSQRFGGPTDIDGGYGLSDMAEDVLRVLDDLEVSAAHLAGHSMGGMMAQMLAIEHPERVRSLGLLSTIPGRSSRYVLHGERPELLRPPHRLTREQAVAFAEAAVAASPLHRYDPQVAWHRARAGEAYDRGYAPEGYARQWAALRRAPERLERLRGLSLPTLVLHGREDDVLHWHAAVDMAEAIAGSELQVQPDMGHLIPHELWPELARALVRTVRRADDAA, from the coding sequence ATGCCCTACGCCGAGTCCGACGGGATCCGGATCTACTACGAGACGTTCGGGGCGGAAGATGATCCGTTGCTCGTGCTCATCTCCGGCGGTGGCGCCCAATTGCTGAGCTGGGACGAGCGATTCATCGCACTGCTCACGGACGCGGGGGTGCGGATCGTGCGCTTCGACAACCGCGACACCGGCTTCTCGCAGCGCTTCGGCGGCCCCACCGACATCGACGGCGGATACGGCCTCTCCGACATGGCCGAGGATGTCCTGCGGGTGCTCGATGATCTGGAGGTGTCTGCCGCGCATCTGGCCGGACACTCGATGGGCGGCATGATGGCGCAGATGCTCGCCATCGAGCATCCCGAACGTGTGCGCAGCCTCGGCCTGCTCTCGACCATCCCCGGTCGCAGTTCGCGCTATGTGCTGCACGGCGAGCGTCCGGAGCTGCTTCGTCCGCCGCACAGACTCACCCGCGAACAGGCGGTCGCCTTCGCAGAGGCCGCCGTCGCGGCATCCCCCCTCCATCGGTACGACCCGCAGGTCGCCTGGCATCGCGCCCGCGCCGGCGAGGCCTACGACCGCGGGTACGCGCCGGAGGGTTACGCACGACAGTGGGCCGCCCTACGACGCGCGCCCGAGCGCCTGGAACGACTGCGCGGCCTGAGCCTGCCGACCCTGGTGCTCCATGGCCGCGAGGACGACGTTCTGCACTGGCATGCCGCTGTGGACATGGCCGAGGCCATCGCAGGGTCGGAGTTACAGGTGCAGCCGGATATGGGACATCTGATTCCACATGAGCTGTGGCCGGAGTTGGCGCGCGCTCTCGTGCGGACGGTCAGACGCGCCGACGACGCTGCCTGA
- a CDS encoding hydroxymethylglutaryl-CoA reductase, degradative, with the protein MPVNSRIAGLRDHSPAERLQLVTDAARLHPDDLAALQPDAGLSLAQADHMIENVISTIAIPVGVATNFTIDGADRLIPMATEEPSVVAAASNAARIARGHGGFTTSYTGDVMMAQIQVLDADDPHATRFTLLEAKSELLALANAQDPMLVSLGGGAFDVTVRAVPTRAGVQVILHLHVDVRDAMGANAVNTMAEAIAPRIAEIAGTRTLLRILTNKADQRLTRARGVFDAELLGGAQVVDDIVAASAFAEADPYRAATHNKGIMNGITAVVLATGNDTRAVESGCHSHAARTGNYRALSQFEKNDDGDLVGTLEVPLAVGLVGGATRAHPTAQAAVKLLGVQTAQELAAVIASVGLAQNLAACRALAAEGIQRGHMTLHARTIAASAGATVDEISTVAERIVAEHRIRVEDAREVLAELRGRATGA; encoded by the coding sequence ATGCCCGTCAACAGCCGGATCGCGGGACTGCGCGATCACTCACCCGCTGAGCGCTTGCAACTCGTGACCGACGCAGCGCGACTTCATCCCGACGACCTCGCGGCACTTCAGCCCGATGCCGGTCTGAGCCTGGCTCAGGCCGACCACATGATCGAGAACGTGATCAGCACCATCGCCATCCCGGTCGGGGTCGCGACGAACTTCACGATCGACGGTGCCGACCGGCTCATCCCGATGGCCACCGAAGAGCCGAGTGTGGTCGCCGCAGCATCGAATGCGGCGCGGATCGCTCGCGGGCATGGCGGCTTCACGACGTCGTACACCGGCGACGTGATGATGGCACAGATCCAGGTCCTCGACGCCGACGACCCGCACGCCACCCGCTTCACACTCCTCGAGGCGAAGAGCGAACTGCTCGCCCTGGCCAATGCGCAGGATCCGATGCTCGTCTCGCTCGGCGGCGGCGCCTTCGACGTGACCGTCCGCGCGGTGCCGACGCGTGCCGGCGTTCAGGTCATCCTCCATCTGCACGTCGATGTCCGCGACGCCATGGGCGCCAACGCCGTCAACACGATGGCCGAGGCCATCGCCCCGCGGATCGCGGAGATCGCGGGCACCCGCACGCTTCTTCGCATCCTCACCAACAAGGCCGACCAGCGCCTCACCCGCGCGCGAGGCGTCTTCGATGCGGAACTGCTCGGCGGGGCGCAGGTGGTCGACGACATCGTGGCCGCGAGCGCCTTCGCCGAAGCCGATCCGTATCGCGCCGCGACGCACAACAAGGGCATCATGAACGGCATCACGGCCGTCGTACTTGCCACCGGGAACGACACGCGCGCCGTCGAATCGGGGTGTCATTCACATGCGGCGCGCACGGGCAACTACCGCGCTCTGTCGCAGTTCGAGAAGAACGATGACGGTGATCTGGTGGGCACCCTCGAAGTTCCGCTCGCGGTCGGACTTGTGGGCGGCGCGACCCGCGCACACCCGACCGCACAGGCGGCGGTGAAGCTGCTCGGCGTGCAGACGGCCCAGGAGCTCGCGGCAGTCATCGCTTCGGTCGGACTCGCCCAGAACCTCGCTGCGTGCCGAGCACTCGCCGCCGAAGGAATTCAGCGCGGGCACATGACGCTGCACGCGCGCACGATAGCGGCGAGTGCCGGGGCCACGGTCGACGAGATCTCGACTGTGGCGGAGCGCATCGTCGCCGAGCATCGCATCCGTGTCGAAGATGCGCGCGAAGTGCTCGCCGAGCTGCGCGGTCGAGCGACCGGCGCATGA
- a CDS encoding hydroxymethylglutaryl-CoA lyase: MTMPIPRTEPEAGLPAHVRIFEVGPRDGLQAEADIIPADVKIELCRRLFDAGVRDLEITSFVPPAWIPQLADAAEVAAGVEAPAGARRVALVPNLQGLQRARDSGLREVSVVVSATDTFAQANLNTTREGALVRAEEVVVAAVSACMPVRGYVSMAFGDPWEGEVAVDLVTTAARRLHDAGCTTIALGDTIGVATPGLTTRVVAETIAAGVPVEDLALHLHDTYGQSLANVYAALQAGVTEFDAAVGGLGRCPYAKGATGNLPTEDLVWMLDGLGIQTGIDVHALAATTLWLSRIRGVRAPSNVATALAAAGAGETASITPKETMQ, translated from the coding sequence ATGACGATGCCGATTCCGCGTACCGAGCCGGAAGCCGGTCTGCCGGCTCACGTCAGGATCTTCGAAGTAGGCCCCCGCGACGGTCTACAGGCCGAGGCGGACATCATCCCCGCGGACGTCAAGATCGAGTTGTGTCGCAGGCTGTTCGACGCGGGCGTCCGAGACCTGGAGATCACCAGCTTCGTGCCTCCCGCATGGATCCCACAGCTGGCGGACGCCGCCGAGGTCGCGGCCGGCGTCGAGGCGCCCGCGGGTGCGCGGAGGGTGGCGCTCGTGCCGAACCTGCAGGGGCTGCAGCGGGCGCGGGACTCGGGATTGCGCGAGGTCTCCGTCGTCGTCAGTGCGACGGACACGTTCGCACAGGCGAATCTGAACACGACCCGTGAAGGCGCCCTGGTGCGAGCCGAGGAGGTCGTCGTCGCCGCGGTGTCCGCGTGCATGCCCGTACGAGGCTACGTGTCGATGGCCTTCGGCGACCCGTGGGAAGGGGAGGTGGCCGTCGACCTCGTCACCACGGCTGCGCGGCGGCTTCACGATGCAGGATGCACGACGATCGCCCTCGGAGACACGATCGGCGTCGCGACACCCGGGCTGACGACCCGGGTCGTGGCAGAGACGATCGCCGCCGGAGTCCCGGTGGAAGATCTCGCGCTGCACCTGCACGACACGTATGGGCAGTCGCTCGCGAATGTGTACGCCGCCTTGCAGGCGGGCGTCACCGAGTTCGACGCGGCGGTGGGTGGTCTCGGACGCTGCCCGTACGCGAAGGGCGCGACCGGTAACCTCCCCACCGAGGACCTCGTGTGGATGCTTGACGGACTCGGCATCCAGACGGGGATCGACGTGCACGCGCTGGCGGCCACCACGCTGTGGCTCTCCCGCATCCGTGGCGTCCGCGCCCCCTCGAACGTGGCCACCGCGCTGGCCGCGGCCGGGGCGGGCGAGACCGCGTCCATAACGCCGAAGGAGACGATGCAATGA
- a CDS encoding CaiB/BaiF CoA transferase family protein encodes MTNEITTAPGALNGVVVLDLSRVLAGPYAAQMLADFGATVIKIENPRDPDVSRSFPPYLTHGDEEFSAYYAQYNRGKLGVGLDLATPEGVQVLKDLVRSADVVLENFRPGTMDKLGVGYGVLREVNPRIVYTAVSGYGQTGSRSRRPAFDNTAQAAGGLWSMTGYPDRPPVRVGATIGDLSATMFAVIGTLAALRHAEATGEGQLVDIAQVDSIMALTETAVVDYTVTGAVAEPHGNQHTWVRPYELFDCADGQVFFGAYTDKLWRAACGLFGTPDVADDPEIDTMRKRIDPEVYERKVKPIVAGWLAGFTKAQLEEMAGDVVPLTAIKNIGEVVDDPGTAERDMIVEADYGELGTLRMFGQPIKLSATPATPARTANRLAEHADQVLIELAGYDARRIAELRAAGVLP; translated from the coding sequence ATGACCAACGAGATCACCACCGCGCCCGGAGCACTGAACGGCGTCGTGGTGCTCGACCTGTCTCGGGTGCTCGCAGGCCCCTATGCGGCGCAGATGCTCGCCGACTTCGGGGCGACCGTGATCAAGATCGAGAACCCGCGCGATCCGGACGTCTCACGCAGCTTCCCTCCCTACCTCACACACGGTGACGAAGAGTTCAGCGCGTATTACGCGCAGTACAACCGCGGCAAGCTCGGTGTGGGGCTCGATCTGGCAACGCCCGAAGGCGTCCAGGTGCTGAAGGACCTCGTGCGCTCCGCCGACGTGGTCCTCGAGAACTTCCGCCCGGGAACCATGGACAAGCTCGGCGTCGGCTACGGGGTGTTGCGGGAGGTCAACCCGAGAATCGTGTACACCGCCGTCTCCGGCTACGGCCAGACCGGCTCACGCAGTCGCCGCCCGGCCTTCGACAACACCGCTCAGGCAGCGGGCGGTCTCTGGTCGATGACCGGATATCCCGATCGGCCCCCCGTCCGGGTGGGGGCGACGATCGGTGACCTGTCGGCGACGATGTTCGCGGTCATCGGGACCCTCGCCGCACTCCGACACGCGGAGGCCACCGGTGAAGGCCAGCTCGTTGACATCGCCCAGGTGGACAGCATCATGGCGCTGACCGAGACGGCGGTCGTCGACTACACCGTCACGGGGGCCGTCGCCGAACCGCACGGCAACCAGCACACCTGGGTGCGCCCGTATGAGCTGTTCGACTGCGCCGACGGGCAGGTGTTCTTCGGTGCCTACACCGACAAGCTCTGGCGGGCCGCATGCGGACTGTTCGGAACGCCCGACGTCGCCGACGATCCGGAGATCGACACCATGCGCAAGCGGATCGATCCGGAGGTCTACGAGCGGAAGGTGAAGCCGATCGTCGCCGGTTGGCTGGCCGGGTTCACGAAGGCGCAGCTCGAGGAAATGGCCGGTGATGTGGTGCCGCTGACGGCGATCAAGAACATTGGTGAGGTGGTCGACGACCCCGGGACGGCCGAGCGCGACATGATCGTGGAGGCGGACTATGGGGAGTTGGGCACTCTGCGAATGTTCGGTCAGCCGATCAAACTCAGCGCGACCCCGGCGACGCCGGCCCGCACCGCCAATCGGCTCGCCGAGCACGCCGATCAGGTCCTGATCGAGCTGGCCGGCTACGACGCTCGGCGCATCGCCGAGTTGCGGGCCGCGGGAGTGCTGCCGTGA
- a CDS encoding FMN-binding negative transcriptional regulator, producing the protein MRPNPDYALEDVERIRDLVRENPWATMITSVPGRGIVASHYPMLLDEEADGIVLLSHVGRPDERLHELGAHETLVIVSGPQGYISPGWYRTSPAVPTWDFAVAHLYGVAEILSDEDNLSVLERLVDRFEDALPVPFRMNGTLENAEYAARIVHGTVGFRMRVTRFEAKEKMSQDKSPGVVRNIVDALRAEGPYSNAALADRITRVNADRLEHGR; encoded by the coding sequence ATGAGGCCTAACCCCGACTACGCCCTGGAGGATGTGGAGCGCATCCGCGATCTTGTCCGGGAGAATCCGTGGGCGACGATGATCACTTCGGTGCCCGGTCGCGGGATCGTGGCATCGCACTATCCCATGCTGCTCGACGAGGAGGCCGATGGGATCGTGCTTCTCAGCCACGTCGGGCGTCCTGACGAGCGCCTGCACGAGCTCGGCGCGCATGAGACGCTCGTGATCGTCTCGGGCCCGCAGGGGTACATCTCGCCCGGCTGGTACCGGACCTCGCCGGCGGTGCCCACATGGGACTTCGCCGTCGCCCACCTGTATGGCGTGGCCGAGATCCTCTCGGACGAGGACAACCTCTCCGTTCTGGAGCGTCTCGTGGATCGCTTCGAGGATGCGCTGCCCGTGCCGTTCCGGATGAACGGCACGCTCGAGAATGCGGAGTACGCAGCCCGGATCGTTCACGGGACGGTCGGGTTCCGAATGCGGGTCACTCGCTTCGAAGCGAAGGAAAAGATGAGCCAGGACAAGTCTCCCGGCGTCGTCCGCAACATCGTCGATGCCCTGCGTGCCGAGGGACCGTACAGCAATGCGGCTCTCGCCGACAGGATCACGCGCGTCAACGCCGACCGACTCGAGCACGGGCGATGA
- a CDS encoding ornithine cyclodeaminase, which produces MTQFVGVADMVRWVHRHGPEALIVRLTEYVEADFRRWMSFDKTHRIASHTPFGVIELMPISDPDVYAFKYVNGHPFNPARGYQTVTAFGVLADVHNGYPVFLSEMTLLTALRTAATSAMVARRLARADAEVMAMIGAGSQAEFQALAFRGVLGIEQLRVFDVDEAATAKFVRNLAPAGFEIEVCASASEAARGADVITTCTADKTNATVLTDADVVPGTHINTIGGDCPGKTELDPQILRRGPVFVEYAPQTRIEGEIQNVAADFPVTEFWRVLTGAAPGRTDAAQITIYDSVGFAIEDFSALRFLRDSVAGTDLAKEIDLVAAPEDPKDLYGMTTAPVPV; this is translated from the coding sequence ATGACACAGTTCGTCGGAGTGGCAGACATGGTGCGCTGGGTGCACCGCCACGGACCCGAGGCCCTCATCGTCCGGTTGACCGAATACGTCGAAGCAGACTTCCGTCGCTGGATGTCGTTCGACAAGACGCACCGCATCGCGAGCCACACGCCGTTCGGAGTGATCGAGCTGATGCCCATCAGCGACCCCGACGTGTATGCGTTCAAGTACGTCAACGGGCATCCCTTCAACCCCGCACGCGGGTACCAGACGGTGACAGCGTTCGGGGTGCTCGCCGACGTGCACAACGGCTATCCGGTGTTCCTCTCGGAGATGACGTTGCTCACGGCCCTGCGTACCGCTGCCACGTCGGCGATGGTGGCTCGTCGACTGGCTCGCGCCGACGCCGAGGTCATGGCCATGATCGGCGCGGGAAGCCAGGCGGAGTTCCAGGCGCTCGCGTTCCGTGGTGTGCTCGGCATCGAGCAGCTCCGCGTGTTCGACGTCGATGAGGCCGCCACGGCGAAGTTCGTGCGGAACCTGGCACCCGCGGGATTTGAGATCGAGGTGTGTGCGTCGGCATCTGAGGCCGCACGCGGAGCGGATGTGATCACGACCTGTACCGCGGACAAGACCAACGCCACGGTGCTCACCGACGCCGATGTCGTGCCCGGAACGCACATAAACACCATCGGCGGCGACTGCCCCGGCAAGACCGAACTCGACCCGCAGATCCTTCGACGCGGGCCCGTGTTCGTCGAGTATGCGCCCCAGACGCGGATCGAGGGCGAGATCCAGAACGTCGCGGCCGACTTCCCCGTCACCGAGTTCTGGCGAGTACTCACCGGCGCTGCCCCCGGACGCACGGACGCGGCGCAGATCACGATCTACGACTCCGTCGGCTTCGCGATCGAGGACTTCTCCGCTCTGCGGTTCCTGCGCGACAGCGTCGCAGGCACCGATCTCGCGAAGGAGATCGATCTCGTCGCGGCGCCTGAGGACCCGAAGGATCTCTACGGCATGACCACGGCACCCGTTCCCGTCTGA
- a CDS encoding amidohydrolase has translation MTLTLRNARRYGGGDPVDIVIDGGRIDRIRPAGTAAGEFVDMQGRFVGPGLWDAHVHFTQHVIRRRRVDLTGTHSAEDVLEIVRAARAEGAPLLDGMLIGYGFRDGLWPLPPRLADLEAVVSDIPVVLISGDLHCAWMNTRAAARLGLRLDESGLVRERPWIGALAVIDQSAALPVDAYREAAEAAARRGIVGIVEFENADNAAEWPARVAAGVTALRVEAAVWPDRLEQVIGDGRRTGEPLEPSGLVTMGRLKIVVDGSLNTRTAWCWDPYPGLDPSSAHACGVESVPIPELRRLLARAQQAKLGAAVHAIGDRANSEVLDTFEQLGMHGTIEHAQLVREEDFPRFAQLGLTASVQPEHAMDDRDVADAHWAGRTARAFAFGSLHHSGAELRLGSDAPVAPLDPWVSIAAATSRSRGDREAWHPEQRLPLGVALTASSRTTIAAGEPADIVVVERDPYACDRDGVRAMPVAATLRGGEFTWRGL, from the coding sequence ATGACACTGACCCTGCGCAATGCACGCCGTTATGGCGGGGGCGACCCCGTCGACATCGTGATCGACGGTGGGCGGATCGACCGGATCCGCCCTGCGGGAACCGCCGCCGGAGAGTTCGTCGACATGCAGGGGCGCTTCGTCGGCCCCGGGCTCTGGGATGCCCACGTACACTTCACGCAGCACGTCATCCGTCGTCGGCGCGTGGACCTGACCGGCACCCACAGTGCCGAGGATGTCCTCGAAATCGTGCGAGCGGCCCGTGCGGAAGGCGCGCCGCTTCTGGACGGAATGCTGATCGGCTACGGCTTCCGCGATGGACTGTGGCCGCTGCCCCCGCGACTCGCAGATTTGGAAGCGGTCGTCTCCGACATCCCGGTCGTGCTCATCAGCGGTGATCTGCACTGCGCATGGATGAACACCCGCGCCGCGGCGCGCCTGGGGCTGCGCCTCGACGAATCCGGTCTGGTCCGGGAACGGCCGTGGATCGGCGCGCTGGCGGTCATCGACCAGTCCGCGGCGCTGCCCGTGGACGCATATCGTGAAGCGGCCGAGGCGGCGGCACGCCGCGGCATCGTCGGAATCGTCGAGTTCGAGAACGCCGACAACGCGGCCGAGTGGCCGGCGCGCGTCGCGGCCGGCGTGACGGCGTTGCGTGTCGAGGCCGCCGTCTGGCCCGATCGGCTCGAGCAGGTGATCGGCGACGGCCGCCGCACGGGTGAGCCCCTGGAGCCGTCCGGTCTGGTCACGATGGGACGACTCAAGATCGTCGTCGACGGTTCGCTGAACACCCGCACGGCGTGGTGCTGGGATCCGTACCCCGGCCTGGATCCGTCCTCCGCGCACGCGTGCGGGGTGGAGAGCGTCCCGATCCCGGAACTGCGCCGCCTGCTGGCCCGCGCTCAGCAGGCGAAGCTCGGCGCCGCCGTGCACGCGATCGGCGATCGCGCCAACAGTGAGGTGCTCGACACTTTTGAGCAGCTCGGGATGCACGGGACGATCGAGCACGCGCAGCTCGTGCGCGAAGAGGACTTCCCGCGTTTCGCGCAGCTCGGTCTGACCGCCAGCGTGCAGCCCGAACATGCGATGGACGATCGTGACGTGGCGGACGCGCACTGGGCTGGTCGCACGGCCCGTGCCTTCGCGTTCGGCTCGCTGCATCATTCCGGCGCCGAGCTGAGACTCGGCTCAGATGCGCCGGTTGCCCCGCTGGACCCCTGGGTTTCGATCGCGGCGGCCACTTCCCGAAGTCGCGGCGACCGCGAGGCGTGGCATCCTGAACAGCGCCTGCCGTTGGGGGTCGCACTCACCGCGAGCAGTCGTACGACCATCGCGGCAGGCGAGCCCGCCGACATCGTCGTCGTTGAACGGGATCCCTACGCGTGCGATCGCGACGGGGTGCGCGCGATGCCGGTGGCGGCGACACTGCGCGGTGGCGAGTTCACCTGGCGCGGGCTGTGA
- a CDS encoding amidohydrolase: protein MTTTNAQLFTHAKVFTGASEDDFATAFRVVDGRFGWVGDAAEVAGEPSTDLGGRTVLPGLIDSHTHPALMVAHGTEVECFPPVVASIDELVTRLREHPDVGAGDGTWILGRGFDDTKFPGGRMPTAADLDRVSTDQPVLVWRCDAHSAVCNSVALRIAGIAAATLDPAGARFERNADGSPSGVLTEIAAVQAVAQHIPSPRHEEMVAALVTIADEFASRGIVAVCDLLSTRIDDPLAVFRRAAAAGMRTRVALYPGWDPSAPLVDLHATDRDGQVRVAGVKVVLDGAYSNRTAWVHEPYPDSCDHGLRLVGDDEVRAAAEWARRNRVQLAVHAMGDQALDRVVDLFGGDEPWLDGIPSVRIEHATVVTDAYVRRLREARMTFGIATHTVFFFAEYDGYEKALRTRADAYPIRRLYGAIEPLALSSDRPATAWSGADDVMLSIEAAVRRHAYNGADFGPDAAINVAQAVLLYTGRARLLSPLAGVGVIAPGFDGSFAVLDRDVFTVPEDEIADVRVAETWIRGERVFAR, encoded by the coding sequence ATGACGACGACGAACGCACAGCTCTTCACCCACGCGAAGGTGTTCACCGGTGCGAGCGAAGACGACTTCGCCACCGCCTTCCGTGTCGTGGACGGCCGATTCGGCTGGGTCGGTGATGCGGCCGAGGTCGCGGGTGAGCCGTCGACCGATCTGGGTGGACGCACGGTGCTTCCCGGACTCATCGACAGTCACACGCATCCGGCACTGATGGTCGCTCACGGTACCGAGGTCGAGTGCTTCCCGCCGGTCGTGGCATCCATCGACGAGCTTGTCACGCGGCTGCGCGAGCACCCCGACGTCGGCGCCGGCGACGGCACCTGGATCCTGGGCCGAGGATTCGACGACACGAAGTTCCCCGGCGGACGGATGCCCACCGCGGCGGACCTCGACCGGGTTTCGACCGATCAGCCCGTGCTCGTGTGGCGCTGTGACGCGCACTCCGCGGTCTGCAACTCCGTTGCCTTGCGGATCGCCGGGATCGCGGCTGCGACACTGGACCCGGCCGGAGCCCGATTCGAACGGAATGCCGACGGCAGTCCGTCGGGGGTGCTCACCGAGATCGCGGCGGTGCAGGCGGTCGCCCAGCACATTCCGTCGCCACGCCATGAGGAGATGGTCGCCGCGCTGGTGACGATCGCCGATGAGTTCGCCTCCCGCGGGATCGTGGCCGTGTGCGATCTTCTCTCCACACGCATCGACGATCCGCTTGCCGTGTTCCGCCGTGCGGCGGCGGCCGGAATGCGAACGCGGGTCGCGCTGTACCCCGGGTGGGACCCGTCCGCACCGCTGGTGGATCTGCACGCCACCGACCGTGACGGACAGGTGCGCGTCGCGGGAGTCAAGGTGGTCCTGGATGGCGCCTATTCCAACCGCACGGCGTGGGTGCACGAACCATATCCCGACTCGTGCGACCACGGCTTGCGCTTGGTCGGTGACGACGAGGTGCGCGCGGCGGCGGAGTGGGCCCGCCGCAACCGCGTGCAATTGGCGGTGCACGCGATGGGTGATCAGGCGCTGGATCGTGTCGTGGACCTGTTCGGAGGCGACGAGCCGTGGCTCGACGGCATCCCTTCGGTGCGCATCGAACATGCGACGGTCGTCACGGACGCGTATGTGCGTCGATTGCGCGAAGCGCGGATGACGTTCGGGATCGCGACGCACACGGTCTTCTTCTTCGCCGAATACGACGGGTATGAGAAGGCACTGCGCACGCGGGCCGATGCCTATCCGATCCGCCGGTTGTACGGCGCGATCGAGCCGCTGGCGCTGTCATCGGACCGCCCGGCCACCGCGTGGAGCGGCGCCGATGATGTCATGCTCTCGATCGAGGCAGCTGTGCGGCGCCATGCGTACAACGGCGCGGATTTCGGCCCGGATGCCGCGATCAACGTCGCGCAGGCGGTGCTGCTGTACACCGGCCGTGCGCGGCTGCTCTCCCCGCTGGCGGGCGTGGGCGTGATAGCGCCCGGCTTCGACGGCAGCTTCGCCGTGCTCGACCGGGATGTGTTCACGGTTCCCGAAGACGAGATCGCGGACGTCCGGGTCGCCGAGACCTGGATCCGGGGAGAGCGCGTCTTCGCACGCTGA